CAACCAAGCGATTGAAGTGATCAACGATATGAACAATCAAATCGCTTCAGCGGCTGAAGAACAAAGCCTAGTGGCAGAAGAGATTAACCGTAACGTAGTGATCATTAACGACACCGCAGTGGATGTGATGGATACCATGACGCAATCGGTTGAAATCAGCCATGAGCTCTCTCACGGTGCCACCGAACTGCATCAAGAGTTGAATAAATTTAAGATCTAATCTGACTCGCTCTCTCAAACAAAACAGCGTCCTTAGCGACGCTGTTTTACTTTCTAAGGCTGACCGCCTAAGGTTGACCATCTAAGGCTTTAACGCCTTCAGGGATTTGATACCAAGAAACCTTTTCTTTTACCCACACATGCACCTTAGGTTCAAAGATAGAATCATCTTCAAGCGCGACCGGTTTAAGCTTGAGTTTGATCAGCTGAGGCTCTTGCGGATTGAGGTGGTAAATGCGGTTGCCACAACCCGTGCAGAACTTCGCGGCATTGATATTACCGCTGTCAGTTGGGCGACTCCACTCACCCATCTCGCCGCTAAATTCAATATCTTCTGCTTTCACTACCGCTGTCACGCTAAACGGCGCAGTCGCAAGCTTTTGACACTCTGTACAATGGCAAGCTGCCACCATCTGCGGTGCGGCTTTAAGTTGATAGGTTACCTGACCACACTGACATTTCCCTTCAATTGGGTAACTCATGACACTCTCCTTGTCTCTCACTATTTCGTGTAACTAAAGCTATTACTACAGCTATTGAAACTCTTCGCCCTTGTTGTCTAGCGTCATATGCTGACAATGAGAACACTGCTCATAGCGATCAATCAGATCCAATGAAGCTAATGGCGCACTCAAAGTGGCTGCGGAAAAGAAGCCAGACAAAAAAGCTTTAAACTGCTCTTTACGACTTTTGCCATAAGGTGAAGGTTTCTGTTTTATGATTTCTTTGTGCTCACATGTTTTTCCACAATTTGAGCAATAACGGACAGTCATAACACTACTCAATACAACAGTGATGTAAGTATCAGTTCAGCCTACAAATTCACGCCACAAAGATCAAATTTTAATCAGACTTATTCATTCGTTGATGATTGGGTTGATGATCGGATGGGTGACTGGATTGCTGATGAAACTGTTGCTGGTTAAGTTGCTGCATGATCACTTGCTGCTGTTGTGTACTCGACTCTAGCTCCTGAGCGGTAACTTGAATCGCTTTTGCCATTGAGGAGATGTTGGTGGTTGCGGTAACCAGTCCATGTTGCAATGGGCGTAAAACAAACCAATAAATGGCTGCCAGCGCAACCACCAGTAATAAACCAATCACCACAGCGACGATGATGATCTTAGTCTGTAAATCATCCATAAACTTCTGACTGGTTGATACCATCTTGGCACTGGTTTGATTGAACGCCGTTGGCAGTTGCTCAATCGACTCTCTTGAAAGTAATACCAATTGATCGAGATTTTCGAGAGTATGCCCAAGCACCTGCTTTTGCTGCT
The genomic region above belongs to Vibrio ponticus and contains:
- a CDS encoding GFA family protein, which codes for MSYPIEGKCQCGQVTYQLKAAPQMVAACHCTECQKLATAPFSVTAVVKAEDIEFSGEMGEWSRPTDSGNINAAKFCTGCGNRIYHLNPQEPQLIKLKLKPVALEDDSIFEPKVHVWVKEKVSWYQIPEGVKALDGQP